In the Anastrepha obliqua isolate idAnaObli1 chromosome 1, idAnaObli1_1.0, whole genome shotgun sequence genome, one interval contains:
- the LOC129236101 gene encoding protein takeout-like gives MYTRYSLLAIVICSFWRISYANFPDDPKPCRFGDEDCLLKAINFYLHDKNQGDAAINLLKIDPIDAGTFTLKQGADNPVNIDLTFSNNKIYGVGSATAYKVRGFGKDLAKKHELRFKVPKAELIGDYKIQGRVLILPISGSGKNNITMVDSEIILQWVGVPAEKDGETYMKTDKFRAIVKPNKVIYEFQNLFNGDKVLGDNMNLFLNENWKEIFNEVEATFSIELSKLMGNIVSQVFSKTPYNKLFVE, from the exons ATGTATACTCGATACTCGCTTCTTGCAATAGTTATTTGCTCCTTTTGGCGAATTAGTTATGCGAACTTTC CCGATGATCCGAAGCCATGTAGATTTGGAGATGAGGATTGTTTATTAAAAGCTATcaacttttatttacatgatAAAAATCAAG gaGACGCTGCGATAAATctattaaaaattgatccaatcGATGCTGGCACATTTACACTCAAACAGGGGGCTGATAACCCTGTGAACATTGATTTAACatttagcaacaacaaaatttacggCGTTGGTAGTGCCACTGCGTACAAAGTTAG AGGTTTCGGCAAAGATTTAGCCAAAAAGCACGAGTTACGTTTTAAAGTACCCAAAGCTGAGTTGATCGGTGACTATAAAATTCAAGGACGTGTTTTAATACTACCCATTAGTGGTTCGGGAAAAAATAACATCACAATGG TGGATTCTGAGATAATACTTCAATGGGTGGGTGTGCCGGCGGAGAAGGATGGTGAAACTTATATGAAAACCGACAAGTTCAGAGCAATCGTTAAGCCCAACAAAGTAATTTACGAATTTCAAAACCTTTTCAATGGCGACAAAGTATTAGGGGataatatgaatttatttttaaatgaaaactgGAAGGAAATCTTCAATGAAGTTGAAGCCACATTTTCCATAGAATTATCTAAGCTGATGGGAAATATTGTCAgtcaagttttttcaaaaacgccatacaataaattatttgtagAGTAA